Proteins from one Cryptomeria japonica chromosome 4, Sugi_1.0, whole genome shotgun sequence genomic window:
- the LOC131875143 gene encoding uncharacterized protein LOC131875143 — MGERRKRLGLVGSTKFSMCGEAEDDLDHLLLQCKIVQKCWYMVKGKLQWQGPLPNSLKDMFDSWPRLNKKSKFSSIWNICPSLVIWEIWKERNRRIFQDKAEDVRRLFIRLDQAIEETLGAGTFQMNSTRNPFTIEDMKIQKAWPNVKIRHGAWPSRMMSKKCNSPTEWVPPQRGLIKANFDGASQRGGGLLGVGVVFRDHSDIVVKLGAQRIKQGTNNEAKAYLA; from the coding sequence ATGGGCGAGAGGAGGAAAAGGCTTGGTTTGGTAGGATCAACCAAGTTCTCAATGTGTGGGGAAGCTGAAGACGATCTTGACCACCTTTTGTTACAATGCAAGATAGTGCAAAAATGCTGGTATATGGTGAAAGGCAAATTGCAGTGGCAAGGCCCATTGCCAAATTCTCTCAAAGATATGTTTGATAGTTGGCCAAGACTAAAcaagaaatcaaaattttcaagtaTATGGAACATATGCCCATCTCTTGTGATATGGgaaatctggaaggaaagaaatcgTAGGATCTTCCAAGATAAGGCTGAGGATGTCAGGAGGTTGTTTATTAGACTTGATCAAGCAATTGAGGAAACTTTGGGGGCTGGAACTTTTCAGATGAACTCTACAAGAAACCCATTTACTATAGAGGACATGAAAATACAAAAAGCATGGCCTAATGTCAAAATAAGGCATGGGGCATGGCCTTCTAGGATGATGAGTAAGAAGTGTAACTCACCCACAGAATGGGTTCCACCCCAGAGGGGGTTGATCAAagccaattttgatggggcttctcaACGTGGAGGGGGTCTTTTAGGTGTGGGAGTGGTGTTTCGGGATCACAGTGACATCGTTGTAAAATTGGGAGCTCAACGTATTAAGCAGGGCACCAACAATGAAGCGAAAGCTTATTTAGCTTAG